A genome region from Tolypothrix sp. PCC 7712 includes the following:
- a CDS encoding tRNA-binding protein produces the protein MTNDKPKQITYDDFEKVEIRVGKVIQVADFSAARKPAYKLWIDFGDLGIKKSSAQITKLYQPENLINKLILAVTNFPPRQIADFMSEVLVLGVVLDGGEVVLIQPDRDVSLGKRIL, from the coding sequence ATGACAAATGACAAACCTAAACAAATCACCTATGACGACTTTGAAAAAGTCGAAATTCGTGTTGGTAAAGTTATTCAAGTTGCAGATTTTTCTGCAGCACGAAAACCTGCTTATAAACTTTGGATAGACTTTGGCGATTTGGGCATTAAAAAATCTAGTGCCCAAATTACTAAACTTTACCAACCAGAGAATTTAATTAACAAATTAATATTAGCTGTAACTAACTTTCCACCCCGCCAAATTGCAGATTTTATGTCTGAAGTTTTGGTATTAGGCGTAGTTCTTGATGGTGGCGAAGTAGTTTTAATTCAACCAGATAGAGATGTATCTTTGGGTAAAAGAATTTTATAA
- a CDS encoding FAD-dependent hydroxylase, which translates to MPQTLTPPQISTDKRGYDYDLVIVGGGIIGLTLASALKDSGLSILLVEAKVASAAVAKGQAYAIHMLSALIYQGIGIWDKMLPQIAKYQRVRLSDADFSEVVEFETADLGTPELGYVAEHQALLQPLQEFVRDCANVTYICPAEVLRTEYQKDIVAIEIKVAEEIRTVRSKLVVAADGSRSPIRQAAQIKTHGWKYWQSCIVAFVQPEKPHNNTAYEKFWTSGPFAILPLPGNRCRIVWTAPHAEAKALCELDDEQFLAELSRRFGNHMGKLKLLGDRFIFQVQLMQSDRYVLPRLALVGDAAHNCHPVGGQGLNLGVRDVAALAQVIQKANASGEDIGKIQVLKRYERWRQRENLTILGFTDLLDRMFSNNFLPVLLVRRLGLWIMRRVPILKINVLKLMIGLKGRTPELAKR; encoded by the coding sequence ATGCCGCAAACTCTCACCCCTCCCCAAATATCCACAGACAAACGGGGATACGACTATGATTTGGTAATTGTAGGCGGCGGGATTATTGGATTAACCCTAGCCTCTGCTTTAAAAGATTCTGGCTTGAGTATACTGCTGGTGGAAGCGAAAGTAGCGTCAGCCGCAGTTGCTAAAGGTCAAGCCTACGCAATTCACATGCTTTCGGCGCTGATTTACCAGGGAATTGGGATTTGGGACAAGATGTTGCCTCAAATCGCTAAATATCAGCGTGTACGCCTATCTGATGCTGATTTTTCAGAAGTAGTGGAATTTGAAACAGCAGATTTAGGTACACCAGAGTTAGGTTATGTAGCAGAACACCAAGCGCTGTTACAGCCGTTGCAAGAATTTGTGCGAGATTGTGCGAATGTAACTTATATATGTCCGGCAGAGGTACTAAGAACAGAGTACCAAAAGGACATAGTAGCTATAGAGATTAAGGTAGCCGAAGAAATCCGCACAGTTCGCAGTAAATTAGTGGTAGCCGCAGATGGATCGCGATCGCCAATTCGCCAAGCCGCGCAAATTAAAACTCACGGCTGGAAATATTGGCAATCTTGTATCGTCGCCTTTGTTCAACCAGAAAAACCCCACAATAATACTGCTTACGAGAAATTCTGGACTAGCGGGCCATTCGCGATTTTACCTTTACCGGGGAACCGTTGCCGCATTGTGTGGACAGCCCCCCACGCCGAAGCTAAAGCCTTATGTGAATTAGATGACGAGCAATTTTTAGCAGAACTTAGCCGTCGCTTTGGCAATCACATGGGTAAATTGAAACTATTAGGCGATCGCTTTATTTTTCAAGTGCAACTCATGCAAAGCGATCGCTATGTCTTACCCCGATTGGCTTTAGTTGGTGATGCAGCCCACAATTGCCATCCTGTAGGCGGACAAGGTTTAAATCTCGGGGTTCGTGATGTCGCCGCCTTAGCCCAAGTCATCCAGAAAGCCAACGCCTCTGGCGAAGATATTGGCAAAATTCAGGTACTCAAACGCTACGAACGCTGGCGACAACGAGAAAACCTGACAATTTTAGGTTTCACCGATTTATTAGATCGGATGTTTTCTAATAACTTCCTCCCCGTGTTGTTAGTGCGTCGCCTAGGCTTATGGATTATGCGCCGAGTCCCAATCCTCAAAATCAACGTTCTCAAATTGATGATTGGGTTAAAAGGAAGAACTCCAGAATTGGCGAAAAGGTGA
- a CDS encoding fructosamine kinase family protein gives MWTEIDAHISRVTGEKFQSQQKRSVSGGCINQGYAVSDDERTYFVKLNQASQVAMFEAEALGLEEMLNTASIRVPKPLCWGTAGNSGYIVLEWLEMGGGNTKSWQEMGLKLAAMHQATSSQGFGWKINNTIGSTPQINTWTADWAEFYGKHRLGYQFQLARRRGGSFPNQEKLLAAIPELLADHQVEPALVHGDLWGGNAGCTVSGEPVIFDPATYFGDREVDIAMTELFGGFPAAFYQGYNEVFPLDAGYEQRKTLYNLYHIINHFNLFGGGYASQANRMIDKILR, from the coding sequence ATGTGGACAGAAATTGATGCCCATATTAGCAGGGTAACTGGTGAAAAATTTCAGAGTCAGCAAAAGCGTTCCGTGAGTGGTGGGTGTATTAACCAAGGCTATGCTGTCTCTGATGATGAACGCACTTACTTTGTCAAGCTAAATCAAGCATCTCAAGTTGCCATGTTTGAGGCTGAAGCGCTGGGATTGGAGGAAATGCTGAATACAGCTAGTATTCGCGTTCCAAAACCCTTGTGCTGGGGTACGGCTGGCAATTCTGGCTACATTGTGTTGGAGTGGCTGGAAATGGGGGGAGGTAATACCAAATCTTGGCAAGAAATGGGGCTAAAGCTAGCAGCAATGCATCAAGCCACTAGCAGCCAAGGTTTTGGTTGGAAAATCAACAATACGATTGGTTCAACGCCCCAAATCAACACTTGGACAGCAGATTGGGCAGAATTTTATGGGAAACATCGCTTGGGTTATCAATTTCAGTTAGCGAGGCGACGAGGGGGGAGTTTTCCCAATCAAGAGAAGTTATTAGCCGCTATCCCCGAATTATTGGCAGATCATCAGGTAGAACCCGCCTTAGTACATGGCGATTTATGGGGAGGGAACGCTGGGTGTACAGTATCGGGTGAACCAGTGATATTTGATCCAGCAACTTATTTTGGCGATCGCGAAGTTGATATCGCCATGACAGAATTATTTGGTGGTTTCCCAGCAGCTTTTTATCAAGGTTATAACGAAGTCTTTCCTTTAGATGCAGGTTATGAGCAGAGAAAAACCCTCTATAACCTCTATCACATTATTAATCACTTCAATTTATTTGGTGGCGGTTATGCTTCTCAAGCCAATAGAATGATTGACAAAATTTTGCGTTAG
- a CDS encoding PAS domain S-box protein: protein MTWEAKVNTPAAKIFLADNGTEMRRLQQLLSQRYEVQVGEGLDTLSTIQQQPLPDLVIADVMLAGSNEWEWMRSLRSHPQTQDLTVFLLSAKAEEEICTAALAAGADDYLSQPFSDSQLLARIEVNLKMRQVRQATLLHQQELIDELAATKQQVTNILESMTDAFYALDCNWCITYINRGGESVIGKPRHELLGKNLWELCPVLVNTEVYQQYHRCLAAREAIHFEFYYQPCDCWYDIHVYPSEQGITSYFHNISDKQVALRDRQQAEAALKIQERKYRYIFEAAGVAIFEEDFSLVKTALDTLKAQGIEDFATFFAENPDVVQQLIGTVRIVNANNAAVKMFGAEGKNQLLGSLHRIFVPETVEIFVQELLVLVAGQNYLESETILQTLQGKQLNILFTITFPPPTAEFDSVLVTMMDITAHRQAEAAVRASEERLRSFFEANLVGIIFGDENGSIREANDEFLRIIGYSRTDLQTGQLRWVDITPPEYFDCDELGIAEAHVKGACTPYEKEFIRKDGSRVPVVVGYSLLRESRQQSVAFILDISSRKQTERALHQSEARFQAFMDNSPAAAWITDSKGRIVYLSPTYSSTFKLLTNDAIGRSIFDLYPVEIAEKFLKNIQKVAQTNEVVEAIELAPLPDGSTGDFLVYKFPIADPSGQRLVGGVAVDITERERALRERQKAEQALQKHSDRLKLLSETASDLLSTEHPLELMSDLFAKLSAQMELQFYFNYLIDTQENRQKLRLKSWSGIDEEILPLIESLEFGEAVCGLAAQTRRQIIVNNVQHSTHPNTQILCTLKITAYAAQPLIARGKLLGVLSFGSSTRTQFTPEEIALLQATSDQIAIALERAELMASLQQQTEQLIQANRVKDEFLAVLSHELRTPLNPILGWSQLLRTQKYDEATTARALETIERNAKLQTELIEDLLDVSRILQGKLSLNITQVDLAATINAAIETVRLAAEAKCIQLQVSVQPNMAPVVGDSARLQQVVWNLVSNAVKFTPKHGQIEIAVEYQASQVQLQVRDTGKGISPEFLPYVFDYFRQADGTSTRKFGGLGLGLAIVRHLVELHGGTVKAESAGEGQGATFTVTLPIIQLNLASNCSDPAINFSPDLQGVKVLVVDDEVDTRELISFILEESGAEVMQARSALEALQALTHFQPHVLLSDIGMPDMDGYMLIRQLRSMPSEIGRQIPAIALTAYAGEINQQQALSAGFQTHITKPINPSDLAATIAQAVGRNQWRSC, encoded by the coding sequence GTGACTTGGGAAGCAAAGGTAAATACCCCTGCCGCCAAAATTTTCTTGGCTGACAACGGTACAGAAATGCGCCGCTTGCAGCAGCTGTTAAGCCAACGGTATGAGGTGCAGGTAGGAGAGGGACTAGATACCTTAAGTACAATCCAACAACAGCCGCTTCCTGACTTAGTCATCGCGGATGTGATGCTAGCAGGAAGCAATGAATGGGAGTGGATGCGATCGCTGCGTTCCCATCCCCAAACGCAAGATTTAACTGTCTTTTTGTTATCAGCAAAGGCTGAGGAAGAGATTTGTACAGCAGCATTAGCGGCTGGTGCTGATGATTATCTCAGCCAGCCATTTTCTGATTCTCAATTATTGGCAAGGATTGAAGTCAATTTGAAGATGCGTCAAGTGCGCCAGGCTACTTTACTGCACCAACAAGAATTAATAGATGAGCTAGCAGCCACCAAACAGCAAGTTACCAACATTTTAGAAAGCATGACCGATGCTTTCTATGCCTTAGATTGTAATTGGTGTATTACCTACATTAACCGAGGCGGAGAGTCTGTCATAGGTAAGCCTCGCCATGAATTATTGGGTAAAAATCTCTGGGAGTTGTGCCCAGTATTAGTTAATACAGAAGTTTACCAGCAATATCATAGATGTCTCGCCGCCAGAGAGGCGATTCACTTTGAATTTTATTATCAACCTTGTGACTGCTGGTACGATATCCATGTTTATCCCTCTGAGCAGGGAATAACGTCATATTTTCACAATATTAGCGACAAGCAAGTAGCGCTACGCGATCGCCAGCAAGCCGAAGCTGCGCTCAAAATCCAAGAACGGAAATACCGTTACATTTTTGAAGCCGCAGGTGTAGCAATTTTTGAAGAAGATTTTTCCCTCGTCAAAACAGCATTAGATACTTTAAAAGCCCAAGGTATTGAAGATTTTGCCACCTTCTTTGCGGAAAATCCTGATGTTGTGCAACAGTTAATTGGCACAGTGAGAATTGTGAATGCCAATAACGCCGCCGTCAAAATGTTTGGCGCTGAAGGCAAAAATCAACTGTTGGGTTCCCTGCACCGAATATTTGTCCCAGAAACAGTAGAAATATTTGTTCAAGAACTTTTGGTATTAGTTGCTGGGCAAAACTATTTGGAATCAGAAACAATTCTCCAAACCCTGCAAGGAAAGCAACTCAATATCTTATTTACAATTACCTTTCCGCCACCAACTGCTGAATTTGACAGTGTGTTAGTGACGATGATGGATATCACCGCACACAGACAAGCAGAAGCAGCAGTACGCGCTAGCGAAGAACGGCTGCGGAGTTTTTTTGAAGCGAATTTAGTGGGAATTATTTTTGGCGATGAAAACGGTAGTATCCGAGAAGCCAATGATGAGTTTTTAAGAATTATTGGTTATAGTCGCACCGATTTGCAAACTGGACAACTGCGGTGGGTTGATATTACACCACCAGAATACTTTGATTGTGATGAATTAGGAATTGCCGAAGCTCATGTTAAGGGAGCCTGTACTCCCTATGAAAAAGAATTTATTCGTAAAGATGGTTCCCGAGTGCCTGTGGTTGTAGGGTATTCCTTACTACGGGAATCACGTCAGCAGTCAGTGGCGTTTATTTTGGATATTAGTAGCCGTAAACAAACGGAAAGAGCTCTACACCAAAGCGAAGCGAGATTTCAGGCGTTTATGGATAACAGCCCAGCTGCCGCTTGGATTACTGATAGTAAAGGCAGGATAGTTTACCTAAGCCCTACTTACAGTAGCACATTCAAATTATTAACCAACGATGCGATCGGTAGAAGTATTTTCGACCTCTACCCGGTAGAAATTGCAGAAAAATTTCTGAAAAACATTCAAAAGGTAGCCCAGACAAATGAAGTAGTAGAAGCAATTGAGCTAGCCCCCTTGCCAGATGGCTCAACTGGCGACTTTTTAGTATATAAATTTCCCATTGCCGATCCCTCTGGGCAACGTTTAGTGGGAGGAGTCGCAGTTGATATTACTGAACGCGAACGGGCACTACGAGAACGCCAAAAAGCAGAACAAGCACTACAAAAGCATAGCGATCGCCTAAAACTACTCTCAGAAACAGCCAGCGATTTGCTCTCTACTGAGCATCCTCTAGAGTTGATGAGCGATTTATTCGCCAAACTCTCAGCGCAGATGGAATTACAGTTTTACTTCAACTATTTAATTGATACCCAAGAAAATCGGCAAAAACTGCGGTTGAAGTCGTGGAGTGGGATTGATGAGGAAATATTGCCATTGATTGAATCGCTAGAATTTGGGGAAGCAGTTTGTGGATTAGCAGCCCAAACGCGCCGACAAATTATTGTTAACAATGTGCAGCATTCTACCCATCCCAATACTCAAATACTCTGCACATTGAAAATTACAGCTTATGCAGCCCAACCGTTAATTGCGCGCGGTAAGTTACTCGGTGTACTGTCTTTTGGCAGTAGCACTCGCACTCAGTTTACCCCAGAAGAGATAGCGCTGTTGCAAGCCACTTCCGACCAGATTGCGATCGCGCTAGAACGTGCTGAACTGATGGCTTCATTACAGCAGCAAACAGAGCAATTAATTCAAGCTAACCGCGTCAAGGATGAATTTTTAGCAGTTCTCTCCCACGAACTACGTACACCACTCAACCCTATCTTGGGGTGGTCGCAATTACTGCGAACTCAAAAGTATGATGAAGCCACTACAGCCCGGGCTTTAGAAACTATTGAACGTAATGCCAAGCTGCAAACTGAACTGATAGAAGATTTACTAGATGTTTCTCGCATTCTCCAAGGCAAGCTGAGTCTAAATATTACTCAAGTTGATTTAGCAGCAACCATCAACGCTGCGATTGAAACTGTGCGACTAGCAGCAGAAGCCAAATGCATTCAGCTACAGGTTTCAGTGCAACCAAATATGGCTCCTGTGGTTGGTGATTCGGCGCGCTTACAACAAGTCGTCTGGAATTTAGTATCTAACGCCGTTAAGTTCACCCCCAAACATGGACAGATAGAAATTGCTGTAGAATACCAAGCTTCTCAAGTGCAGTTGCAGGTGCGGGATACAGGTAAAGGCATTAGCCCAGAATTTTTACCTTATGTGTTTGACTACTTCCGCCAAGCCGATGGCACCAGTACCCGGAAATTTGGCGGCTTAGGATTGGGGTTAGCTATTGTCCGTCACTTAGTAGAGTTACATGGAGGCACAGTCAAAGCCGAAAGTGCCGGAGAAGGGCAAGGGGCAACCTTTACCGTCACCCTGCCAATCATCCAGCTAAATTTAGCCAGCAATTGCAGCGATCCAGCAATCAACTTCTCGCCAGACTTGCAGGGTGTAAAAGTTCTCGTAGTTGATGATGAAGTTGATACCCGAGAATTAATTAGCTTCATTTTGGAAGAATCGGGAGCAGAAGTCATGCAAGCGCGATCGGCTTTGGAAGCGTTACAGGCTTTAACCCACTTTCAGCCCCATGTGTTATTAAGCGACATTGGAATGCCAGATATGGATGGTTATATGCTGATTCGGCAACTCAGATCCATGCCATCAGAAATAGGCAGACAAATTCCTGCGATCGCCCTGACAGCCTATGCCGGAGAAATCAACCAACAACAAGCCCTTTCCGCCGGTTTTCAAACCCACATTACCAAGCCCATCAACCCATCAGACTTAGCAGCCACAATTGCTCAAGCTGTAGGGCGGAATCAGTGGCGGAGTTGTTGA
- the tatC gene encoding twin-arginine translocase subunit TatC: protein MSPQNLDTETQSDLPEEYPEISAATPTEIDVEVDSDSEADPLDDLPGEVEMSFFDHLEELRQRIFYALIAVAVGIFGCFLYVRPIVQLLEVPAQGVKFLQLAPGEYFFVSLKVAAYSGLVLSTPFILYQIIQFVLPGLTRRERRLLGPVVLGSSVLFVAGLVFAYFLLIPAALKFFISYGADVVEQLWSIEKYFEFVLLLLFSTGLAFQIPVIQLLLGALGIVSSKQMFAGWRYVIMGAVVLGAVLTPSTDPLTQSLLAGAVLGLYFGGIGLVKVIGK, encoded by the coding sequence ATGTCGCCACAAAATTTAGACACAGAAACTCAGTCCGATTTACCGGAAGAATACCCAGAGATATCTGCTGCTACTCCAACCGAAATTGACGTAGAGGTAGATAGCGATTCTGAGGCTGATCCGCTTGATGATTTACCTGGTGAAGTCGAAATGTCCTTTTTCGACCACTTAGAGGAGTTACGCCAGCGGATTTTCTATGCGCTAATTGCTGTTGCAGTAGGTATTTTTGGCTGTTTCTTATACGTCAGGCCGATTGTTCAGCTGTTAGAAGTTCCCGCACAGGGAGTAAAATTTCTTCAACTTGCGCCTGGGGAATATTTCTTTGTTTCTCTGAAAGTTGCAGCCTATAGCGGCTTAGTACTTTCTACCCCCTTCATTCTTTACCAAATTATCCAATTCGTTCTGCCCGGTTTAACTCGTCGCGAACGTCGCTTATTAGGGCCTGTAGTTTTAGGTTCCAGCGTGCTATTTGTGGCAGGGTTAGTATTTGCCTATTTTCTACTTATCCCTGCTGCTTTAAAGTTTTTCATCAGCTACGGTGCAGATGTAGTAGAACAACTTTGGTCAATTGAAAAGTATTTTGAATTTGTCTTGTTGCTACTATTTAGCACCGGGTTAGCATTTCAAATTCCTGTTATTCAACTATTACTTGGTGCTTTAGGAATTGTTTCTTCTAAACAAATGTTTGCTGGTTGGCGTTACGTCATTATGGGTGCAGTAGTTTTAGGTGCTGTCCTCACACCATCTACTGACCCCCTCACCCAAAGTTTGCTAGCTGGCGCAGTTTTAGGACTTTATTTTGGTGGGATTGGCTTAGTGAAGGTGATAGGGAAGTGA
- a CDS encoding transglycosylase SLT domain-containing protein — translation MLKQLKKNPIPVIAGAGLCAFLAGAMVSAPQLGKSVGQWLKYGNEKTEQISEASKAKSAVYPLVSKSLPERAAKLAEIAENSRSPDRERARYLLASDYVERTQGKKALVLLQGLEKEYPILAPYILLKQAQAQDLLGEDGKASDLRQKVLKQYPKTAATVKAIYLIAQPKQQDIAIAQFPTHPLTWEIIRKRLDENPQQPQLQLKLAQYAADQPGTVGVLDDLAKESTLKPEDWEIIGTAYWANNQFEKAAKAYAKAPKTPRSLYRAGRGLQVAGKERDKAIATYKQLVQQFPEAPESGTALLRLAEMAKTRKDALPYLDQAIAKFPNVASQAVVEKAKIYQTLKDNKSAAQAWQLLIGKYANSDEAAEYRWKIAQEKANAKDYIGAWQWAEPIPTNNPTSILAPRAGFWVGKWATQLGKQQEAKTAYEYVISQFPYSYYAWRSAAVLGLNVGNFNNLRQMQPEVVPPQRPVPPAGSETFKELYLLGQDRDAWLQWETEFVNKDQPTVAEQFTEGLMQLARGENKLGIDTISKLEDREIPEEKAEYQTLSQQITYWQARYPFPYVQEIEKWSKERQINPLLVTALIRQESRFEANAKSVANAMGLMQVLPSTAQWIAPQIKVDGKTLKLEDPNDNIMLGTWYLDHTHQQYSNNSLLAIASYNAGPGNVAKWLQTLPTQDPDEFVEKIPFDETRNYVRQVLGNYWNYLRLYNPEISALVAQYSSEHPKLPSK, via the coding sequence ATGCTGAAGCAGCTTAAAAAAAATCCAATTCCTGTAATTGCCGGTGCTGGACTCTGCGCTTTCTTAGCCGGGGCAATGGTTTCAGCACCTCAGCTTGGAAAATCTGTAGGGCAATGGCTAAAGTACGGCAACGAGAAAACTGAGCAAATATCAGAGGCTAGCAAAGCGAAATCAGCCGTTTATCCCCTGGTATCCAAATCTCTACCAGAACGGGCGGCAAAATTAGCAGAAATCGCCGAAAATTCGCGTTCTCCAGACCGAGAACGGGCACGTTATTTATTGGCGAGTGACTATGTTGAAAGAACTCAAGGGAAAAAAGCCCTAGTTTTACTCCAAGGGTTAGAAAAAGAATATCCTATTCTCGCCCCTTATATATTACTGAAACAGGCACAAGCTCAAGATTTGCTGGGTGAAGATGGCAAAGCCTCAGACTTGCGGCAGAAAGTGCTGAAACAGTATCCCAAAACAGCAGCCACAGTCAAAGCCATCTATTTAATCGCCCAACCAAAACAACAAGATATTGCGATCGCACAATTTCCCACTCATCCCTTAACCTGGGAAATTATTCGCAAACGCTTAGACGAAAATCCCCAACAGCCACAATTGCAGTTAAAGTTAGCCCAATATGCAGCTGACCAACCTGGAACCGTGGGAGTATTGGATGATTTAGCTAAGGAGTCAACTCTTAAACCTGAAGATTGGGAAATTATTGGTACAGCCTACTGGGCAAACAATCAATTTGAGAAAGCCGCAAAAGCTTACGCCAAAGCACCCAAGACACCCCGCAGCCTTTACCGTGCTGGACGTGGTTTGCAAGTAGCAGGTAAAGAAAGAGATAAAGCGATTGCAACTTATAAACAATTAGTACAACAATTCCCCGAAGCCCCAGAAAGCGGCACAGCCTTACTGCGGTTAGCAGAAATGGCGAAAACTCGTAAAGATGCCTTACCTTATCTTGACCAAGCGATCGCAAAATTTCCTAATGTCGCCAGTCAAGCAGTAGTAGAAAAAGCCAAAATCTACCAAACCCTCAAAGATAATAAATCAGCTGCCCAAGCCTGGCAATTACTGATTGGCAAATACGCAAATTCCGATGAAGCCGCCGAATATCGCTGGAAAATCGCCCAAGAAAAAGCCAACGCTAAAGATTATATCGGTGCATGGCAATGGGCAGAACCAATTCCCACCAACAACCCTACCAGTATTTTGGCTCCTAGAGCAGGTTTTTGGGTTGGTAAATGGGCAACTCAGTTAGGGAAACAGCAAGAAGCGAAAACCGCTTATGAATACGTCATTAGCCAGTTTCCTTACTCTTATTATGCTTGGCGATCGGCAGCAGTCTTAGGGCTAAATGTCGGTAACTTTAATAACCTGCGGCAAATGCAGCCCGAAGTTGTCCCACCCCAGCGTCCCGTCCCCCCAGCCGGTTCTGAAACCTTCAAAGAATTGTATTTGTTAGGACAAGATAGAGATGCTTGGTTGCAATGGGAAACCGAATTTGTCAATAAAGACCAACCCACAGTAGCCGAACAATTCACCGAAGGCTTAATGCAACTAGCCAGAGGCGAAAATAAATTAGGAATCGACACAATTTCTAAATTAGAAGACCGAGAAATTCCCGAAGAAAAAGCCGAATATCAAACTCTTAGCCAACAGATCACTTACTGGCAAGCCCGTTATCCCTTTCCCTATGTCCAAGAGATTGAAAAGTGGTCAAAAGAACGCCAAATCAATCCCTTGCTAGTAACTGCTTTGATTCGCCAAGAGTCGCGCTTTGAAGCCAACGCCAAATCCGTAGCCAACGCTATGGGCTTAATGCAGGTATTACCCTCCACAGCCCAATGGATCGCCCCACAAATCAAGGTTGATGGCAAAACCTTAAAGCTAGAAGATCCCAACGACAATATCATGTTGGGGACTTGGTATTTGGATCATACTCATCAGCAATATAGCAACAACAGCCTGTTAGCGATCGCTAGTTACAACGCTGGCCCCGGTAACGTAGCCAAATGGCTGCAAACCCTACCCACACAAGACCCCGATGAATTTGTCGAAAAAATCCCCTTCGACGAAACCCGAAATTACGTCCGTCAAGTATTAGGCAACTACTGGAATTATTTACGACTATACAACCCAGAAATTTCTGCCCTAGTCGCGCAATATTCCAGCGAACACCCGAAATTACCTAGCAAGTGA